The following are encoded together in the Corynebacterium jeikeium genome:
- the proC gene encoding pyrroline-5-carboxylate reductase, translating into MTQIGIIGGGNIGEALLAGIVADTEGAADAKKIIVADPSQERLDELKDKYGMVTAREGREAAEGTDILFICVKPNIVPIVLDEVAEVLDSNSQDTIVVSLAAGVTINTMESALPAGTTVVRTMPNTPMLVGKGAIGIAGGRFAEEDQLNTVQDIMSKVGEAVIVKEKELDAVTAVSGSGPAYIFLVVEAMIESAVQLGLARPLAEKLAIANVQGAATMMSQNLAEGGDTPSVLRTKVTSPGGTTAAALRELEESGIRGAFFRAMEACKNRSEELGAPKPGANAANGDS; encoded by the coding sequence ATGACTCAAATTGGAATTATTGGCGGAGGAAACATCGGCGAAGCACTGCTCGCCGGAATTGTTGCGGATACCGAAGGTGCCGCAGACGCAAAGAAGATCATCGTCGCGGACCCGTCGCAGGAGCGTCTGGACGAACTCAAGGATAAGTACGGTATGGTCACCGCCCGCGAGGGGCGCGAAGCCGCTGAAGGCACCGACATCCTATTCATTTGCGTGAAGCCCAACATCGTTCCCATCGTGTTGGACGAGGTGGCCGAGGTGCTGGACAGCAACTCCCAGGACACGATCGTGGTTTCCTTGGCGGCAGGCGTGACTATCAACACCATGGAGTCCGCGTTGCCTGCGGGCACCACCGTTGTGCGCACCATGCCGAACACCCCGATGTTGGTTGGCAAGGGTGCGATTGGCATCGCCGGTGGCCGCTTTGCCGAAGAGGATCAGCTGAATACGGTGCAGGACATCATGTCCAAGGTCGGCGAGGCTGTCATTGTTAAGGAAAAGGAGCTGGACGCAGTCACGGCTGTTTCTGGTTCCGGTCCGGCATACATCTTCCTGGTTGTGGAAGCGATGATCGAGTCTGCTGTGCAGCTGGGGCTAGCCCGCCCGCTGGCGGAGAAGCTGGCTATCGCTAACGTGCAGGGCGCCGCCACCATGATGTCCCAAAACCTTGCAGAGGGCGGAGATACGCCTTCTGTGCTGCGCACTAAGGTCACCAGCCCTGGAGGAACCACTGCGGCGGCGCTGCGCGAACTGGAGGAGTCTGGCATCCGCGGAGCATTCTTCCGCGCCATGGAAGCCTGCAAGAATCGCTCTGAGGAGCTGGGGGCGCCGAAGCCGGGTGCGAACGCGGCCAACGGCGATAGTTAA
- a CDS encoding 30S ribosomal protein bS22, producing the protein MGSVIKKRRKRMSKKKHRKMLRRTRVQRRKLGK; encoded by the coding sequence ATGGGTTCTGTCATCAAGAAGCGCCGCAAGCGCATGTCCAAGAAGAAGCACCGCAAGATGCTGCGCCGGACCCGCGTTCAGCGTAGGAAGCTCGGTAAGTAG
- a CDS encoding response regulator transcription factor: protein MTSVLIVEDEQSLAEPLAFLLKKEGFEVFMAPDGPTALDTFAAEDIDIILLDLMLPGMSGTEVCRQLRQTSSVPVIMVTARDSEIDKVVGLELGADDYVTKPYFARELIARIRAVLRRGGEVEVEAPDDDGLVLQEDRVMMDVERHIVTVDGQKVPMPLKEFDLLEYLMRNSGRVLTRGQLIDRVWGADYVGDTKTLDVHIKRLRSKIERNPSRPEILVTVRGLGYKFEA from the coding sequence GTGACGAGCGTTTTGATTGTCGAAGACGAGCAGTCTTTGGCGGAACCTCTGGCATTTTTGCTGAAAAAAGAAGGTTTCGAGGTTTTCATGGCCCCGGACGGTCCCACTGCGCTAGATACCTTCGCTGCGGAAGACATCGACATTATCCTGTTGGATCTGATGCTGCCCGGCATGTCCGGGACTGAGGTATGCCGCCAGCTGCGCCAGACCTCCAGCGTGCCGGTGATTATGGTGACGGCTCGCGACAGCGAGATCGACAAGGTCGTGGGTCTCGAGCTCGGTGCCGACGACTATGTGACCAAGCCCTACTTCGCCCGCGAGCTGATCGCCCGCATCCGCGCCGTTCTGCGCCGTGGCGGCGAGGTTGAGGTCGAGGCTCCCGACGACGACGGCCTGGTGTTGCAGGAGGATCGCGTGATGATGGACGTGGAGCGCCATATCGTCACCGTCGACGGGCAGAAGGTTCCAATGCCGCTGAAGGAGTTCGACTTGCTCGAGTACCTCATGCGCAACAGCGGCCGCGTGCTGACCCGCGGCCAGCTGATCGATCGCGTGTGGGGCGCCGATTATGTCGGAGATACCAAGACCCTGGACGTGCACATTAAGCGCCTGCGTTCCAAGATCGAGCGCAACCCCTCCCGACCGGAGATCCTGGTGACGGTCCGTGGCCTGGGATATAAGTTCGAGGCCTAA
- the hemC gene encoding hydroxymethylbilane synthase: MSITSNSANNASNATAARQTADGDRTFLIGTRRSALATTQTSHVRDGMQSAGYAAELHLVHTPGDASQAAQIPVAQIGVGVFTETLRKALEAGECDVAVHSFKDLPTAPDPRFRTVVPRRVDPREVLVSRNNQPLLELPQGAKVGTSAPRRVSQIRAVRPDLELMPLRGNIDTRMGRTEKDLDAVVLARAGLERVGQLERAAESIDPSTIMPAPAQGALSVEVRADDEAAWQAVRHLDHLPSHMAAVAERAVLSTLEAGCTAPVAAYSEWVQQEGTAEGADKRYVLRVFGGVFAMDGSRKLVRSGEAGFDIPEPTADEGFPAAEEPRWRECIAAARAIGIDIGRALLEDGAAELVAEAD; encoded by the coding sequence ATGTCCATTACGTCTAATAGCGCTAATAACGCTAGCAACGCCACCGCCGCACGCCAGACGGCCGATGGCGACCGCACTTTCCTGATCGGTACCCGCAGGTCCGCGCTAGCTACAACGCAGACCAGTCACGTCCGCGACGGAATGCAATCTGCGGGCTACGCTGCAGAACTGCACCTGGTGCATACACCGGGCGATGCCTCCCAGGCGGCCCAGATTCCCGTTGCACAGATCGGTGTGGGTGTGTTCACCGAAACATTGCGCAAGGCCCTGGAAGCCGGCGAGTGTGACGTGGCCGTGCACTCCTTCAAGGATCTGCCGACCGCTCCGGATCCACGTTTTCGTACCGTCGTTCCGCGCCGGGTGGATCCGCGAGAGGTGCTGGTCAGCCGGAACAATCAGCCACTGCTGGAGCTTCCGCAGGGTGCCAAGGTGGGCACGTCTGCCCCGCGCCGCGTTTCCCAGATCCGTGCGGTTCGCCCGGACCTGGAGCTGATGCCCTTGCGCGGAAACATCGATACCCGCATGGGACGCACGGAAAAGGACCTAGACGCAGTCGTTTTGGCCCGTGCGGGGCTGGAGCGCGTAGGCCAACTGGAGCGCGCCGCTGAGTCGATCGATCCGTCTACGATCATGCCCGCGCCCGCCCAGGGTGCGTTGAGTGTGGAGGTCCGAGCGGATGACGAGGCCGCCTGGCAGGCCGTTCGCCACCTGGACCACCTGCCCAGCCACATGGCCGCCGTTGCCGAGCGGGCCGTGCTTTCCACCTTGGAGGCCGGTTGCACTGCACCAGTTGCCGCGTACTCCGAGTGGGTGCAGCAGGAAGGCACTGCGGAGGGCGCCGATAAGCGCTACGTCCTGCGCGTTTTCGGTGGTGTGTTCGCCATGGACGGCTCCCGCAAGCTGGTGCGCAGTGGCGAGGCCGGCTTCGACATTCCGGAGCCGACTGCGGACGAGGGATTCCCCGCCGCCGAGGAGCCTCGCTGGCGCGAGTGCATAGCCGCGGCCAGGGCTATAGGCATCGACATAGGTAGAGCACTGCTCGAGGACGGTGCTGCCGAGTTAGTCGCCGAGGCCGATTAG
- a CDS encoding HAD family hydrolase, whose translation MNEAPDLEPSNRPTPAPSRNVGERAEFWAELRDIGSEWRGYLRALSLTAQSFLREFREERFGKPSHEERSGDTEPAAVEKVASRPKKQGHPTSTAQNIQVGYGTGAPRALWELSETQLDQLAHSYEIEGDQLRTGLANLEGAGLSAEHPRHLDHPDPSIPQDAGVGAFFDVDNTLIKGASILLFARGLAKRRFFTARQLLGFIWVQMKFRALGKESADDIASGREQALALVKGRKESEVIAMAQEIWAATIAERIFPDTKELADMHIQAGQQVWLVTASPVQLAQIIAKELGFTGALGTVAEVKDGRFTGRMVGHMLHGEEKKHAVIALANHEGLDLERCTAYSDSVNDLPMLSTVGTAVAINPDSKLRKAALERGWEIRDYRRMRRALRRIGGAWLAVGVGLLGLAGGAGVWAWKQR comes from the coding sequence GTGAATGAAGCGCCTGACCTAGAACCGTCGAACCGCCCCACCCCGGCTCCTAGCCGGAATGTGGGCGAGCGTGCGGAGTTTTGGGCGGAATTGCGTGATATTGGCAGCGAATGGCGTGGATACCTGCGTGCGCTTTCCTTGACCGCGCAGTCCTTCCTCCGCGAGTTCCGAGAGGAGCGCTTCGGAAAACCCAGCCACGAAGAACGCTCAGGCGATACTGAGCCTGCAGCTGTGGAGAAGGTGGCGTCCCGCCCAAAGAAGCAGGGCCACCCCACATCCACAGCGCAGAACATTCAGGTTGGGTACGGCACCGGCGCCCCACGAGCACTCTGGGAGCTCAGCGAGACACAGCTGGACCAGCTGGCGCACAGCTACGAGATCGAAGGCGACCAGCTGCGTACCGGACTGGCCAACCTGGAGGGCGCGGGGCTGTCAGCAGAGCACCCACGGCACCTGGACCACCCTGACCCTTCAATCCCGCAGGATGCCGGCGTTGGCGCTTTTTTCGACGTGGACAACACGCTGATCAAGGGTGCCTCGATCCTGCTTTTCGCCCGTGGCCTGGCGAAGAGGCGTTTCTTTACAGCCCGCCAGCTGCTGGGCTTCATTTGGGTGCAGATGAAGTTCCGGGCGCTGGGCAAGGAAAGCGCAGACGATATTGCCAGTGGCCGGGAGCAAGCGCTGGCGCTCGTTAAGGGGCGCAAAGAGTCCGAGGTTATCGCGATGGCCCAAGAGATCTGGGCGGCGACGATCGCGGAGCGCATCTTCCCGGACACCAAGGAGCTGGCTGACATGCACATTCAGGCTGGCCAGCAGGTGTGGCTAGTGACAGCCTCGCCGGTGCAGTTGGCGCAGATCATCGCTAAGGAACTGGGGTTTACCGGCGCGCTTGGCACCGTGGCGGAGGTAAAGGATGGCCGCTTCACCGGGCGCATGGTCGGCCACATGCTGCACGGTGAGGAGAAAAAACACGCCGTTATCGCCCTGGCCAACCACGAAGGCCTGGATCTGGAGCGCTGCACTGCGTACTCGGATTCCGTGAACGACCTGCCGATGCTTTCGACCGTTGGCACGGCCGTCGCGATTAACCCGGACTCCAAGCTACGCAAGGCCGCGCTGGAACGCGGCTGGGAGATCCGCGACTACCGGCGGATGCGTCGCGCACTCCGGCGCATCGGCGGAGCGTGGCTAGCTGTAGGGGTTGGATTGCTGGGCTTGGCTGGCGGCGCGGGAGTGTGGGCTTGGAAGCAGCGCTAG
- a CDS encoding glutamyl-tRNA reductase, with protein sequence MSGSTRTGSASVLLVGLSFRSAPVTMLEQATVADADLPKMQLSLVDNDVISESLVLSTCNRMEFYTVANAFHSGLDHVVDTIAQFSGLQTAELEPHLYVHYADSAAEHMLKVASGLDSMVIGEQQIIGQLRSAYQSANETGTVGRTLHDLTQRALRTGKRVHSETAIDSAGASMVSFSLDQALRYIEPARALSAVVDDAPSSQPLAGHRALIIGAGAMASLASTHLGRLGIDHATVANRTLSRAENLVNHAREAGVDASAVPLDGVADCLSAVDIVVSATGAVGNVVTEQDVRAAVGAAGGVASVAGRRGTKVMIDLSMPADIEHSVAEIDGVKLLNIEELTTMAGDRVQDESPARAIVADELQNFLEQQRAQSVVPTVKALRQKAGEVMAEELMALERLTPDMSEADRAAVVKSMKRVVDKLLHTPTVQAKKLSAGGQQVSYPDALAALFNLPNGMVDSVTQPGQADSSAAQTAGTSARADQIPSAARVGRVVREA encoded by the coding sequence ATGAGTGGTAGCACCCGGACTGGTTCCGCGTCGGTGTTGCTGGTCGGATTGTCTTTCCGCTCAGCTCCGGTGACCATGTTGGAGCAGGCGACGGTCGCGGATGCGGATCTGCCGAAGATGCAGCTATCGCTTGTGGATAACGACGTGATCTCCGAGTCGCTGGTACTTTCCACCTGCAACCGCATGGAGTTCTACACGGTCGCCAACGCTTTCCACTCTGGCCTGGACCACGTGGTGGACACGATCGCCCAGTTCTCCGGGCTGCAAACCGCCGAGCTGGAGCCACACCTGTACGTGCACTACGCGGATTCCGCGGCAGAACACATGCTGAAGGTCGCCTCCGGCTTGGATTCTATGGTCATCGGTGAGCAGCAGATCATCGGCCAGCTGCGCAGCGCCTACCAGTCCGCGAACGAAACCGGCACAGTGGGGCGCACCCTGCACGACTTAACGCAGCGAGCCCTGCGGACGGGCAAGCGCGTGCACTCCGAAACCGCCATCGATTCGGCGGGCGCTTCCATGGTGTCTTTCTCTCTGGACCAGGCGCTGCGCTACATCGAGCCAGCGCGCGCTCTTTCTGCTGTTGTTGATGACGCCCCCTCGTCCCAACCTCTCGCCGGCCACCGTGCACTGATTATCGGTGCGGGGGCAATGGCATCCTTGGCTTCCACCCACCTGGGAAGGCTCGGTATCGACCATGCGACCGTAGCCAACCGCACTCTGTCGCGAGCGGAGAACCTGGTCAACCACGCACGTGAGGCAGGGGTAGATGCCTCCGCCGTGCCGCTGGACGGGGTCGCCGACTGCTTGAGTGCCGTGGACATTGTGGTTTCTGCAACCGGTGCGGTGGGCAACGTGGTCACCGAGCAGGACGTGCGCGCGGCCGTAGGGGCTGCAGGCGGCGTGGCTAGCGTTGCTGGGCGCCGTGGCACGAAGGTGATGATCGACCTGTCCATGCCTGCGGACATCGAGCATTCCGTGGCAGAGATCGACGGGGTGAAGCTCCTCAACATTGAGGAGCTCACAACCATGGCCGGTGACCGGGTGCAGGACGAGAGCCCAGCTCGCGCGATCGTAGCCGACGAGCTGCAGAACTTCTTGGAGCAACAGCGTGCGCAGTCTGTTGTGCCCACCGTCAAGGCCCTGCGGCAGAAAGCCGGGGAGGTCATGGCCGAGGAGCTAATGGCGCTGGAGCGGCTGACTCCCGACATGTCGGAGGCCGACCGCGCGGCTGTGGTCAAGTCGATGAAGCGCGTGGTGGATAAGCTGCTGCACACCCCAACTGTGCAGGCCAAGAAGCTTTCCGCCGGTGGCCAGCAGGTTAGCTACCCGGATGCGTTGGCTGCTTTGTTCAACCTGCCCAACGGGATGGTGGATTCGGTGACTCAGCCGGGGCAGGCTGACTCCAGTGCAGCCCAGACCGCGGGAACCTCTGCCCGTGCCGATCAAATTCCAAGTGCTGCCCGCGTTGGCCGGGTAGTGAGGGAGGCTTAA
- a CDS encoding helix-turn-helix domain-containing protein yields MANTENGTFLTVAEVADLMRVSKMTVYRLIHSEELPAVQVGRNFRVRGSAVEAYLGASEYNPGQTG; encoded by the coding sequence ATGGCTAACACCGAAAATGGAACATTTCTGACCGTCGCGGAGGTCGCTGACCTGATGCGTGTGTCGAAGATGACTGTTTACCGTCTCATCCACTCGGAGGAGCTGCCCGCCGTGCAGGTCGGTCGCAACTTCCGTGTTCGTGGATCCGCCGTTGAGGCATACCTCGGAGCTTCCGAGTACAACCCCGGCCAGACTGGCTAA
- a CDS encoding sensor histidine kinase has product MGLLTSGVALGLLFGLIVGVCLGAFGMWAYRKRVKAQRNTHTQRELEGNRVSTVAQVLHFAIQSSPDAVAVVDRKRNVVLSNPRAHELGLVHERNLNAEAWKMVERVFADQEPRELNFLPPPRRSNRPVIAVAGQVQLLSLADDRFAVVYATDDSESVRMESARRDFVANVSHELKTPVGAISLLVETLMSVRDDEEAVEYFGSKLIVEVRRMNQMITELISLSKLQGAESLPDLEVLSIDKVIEDAIDRCRLAAEARNIDLVKDGRSGAMVKGDKGLLVTSVANLLTNAINYSPEGSPVSISREADGDNVIIRVTDRGIGISQDDQKRVFERFFRVDKARSRDTGGTGLGLAIVKHVMANHGGTVSLWSRLGTGSTFTLELPRFQEGKAKELPSGEIPVIPDARRLDVAQATEGTTGPLGTEGRESDIENK; this is encoded by the coding sequence TTGGGACTTTTAACCTCAGGGGTTGCCCTCGGGCTGCTCTTTGGGCTGATTGTCGGTGTGTGCCTGGGCGCATTCGGCATGTGGGCCTACCGCAAGCGAGTGAAGGCTCAGCGCAACACTCACACCCAAAGAGAGCTTGAGGGCAATCGCGTTTCCACGGTGGCGCAAGTTCTGCACTTCGCTATCCAGTCTTCGCCTGACGCGGTGGCGGTTGTGGATCGCAAACGCAACGTGGTGCTTTCCAACCCACGTGCCCACGAGTTGGGATTGGTGCACGAGCGGAACCTCAACGCCGAAGCGTGGAAGATGGTGGAGCGGGTTTTCGCCGACCAGGAGCCACGTGAGCTGAACTTCCTGCCCCCGCCGCGGCGCAGCAACCGTCCGGTCATTGCCGTGGCCGGGCAGGTTCAGCTGCTCTCTCTCGCGGATGACCGCTTCGCAGTGGTTTACGCCACCGACGATTCCGAATCCGTGCGCATGGAATCCGCCCGCCGAGACTTCGTGGCCAACGTCTCCCACGAGCTCAAAACACCGGTTGGGGCGATCTCGCTGCTGGTGGAGACGCTCATGTCGGTCCGCGACGACGAGGAAGCCGTGGAATACTTCGGCTCGAAGTTGATCGTCGAAGTGCGTCGCATGAACCAGATGATTACCGAGCTGATCAGCCTGTCGAAGCTGCAGGGGGCGGAATCGCTGCCGGACTTAGAGGTTTTGAGCATCGACAAGGTTATCGAGGACGCGATTGATCGCTGCCGCCTGGCAGCCGAAGCACGCAACATTGACCTGGTGAAGGACGGGCGCTCCGGGGCGATGGTGAAGGGCGATAAGGGGCTCCTTGTTACGAGCGTCGCCAACCTGCTGACCAACGCAATCAACTATTCGCCGGAAGGCTCGCCCGTATCCATTTCTCGCGAAGCAGACGGCGATAACGTCATCATTCGCGTAACGGACCGAGGCATCGGCATCTCCCAGGATGATCAGAAACGCGTGTTCGAGAGGTTCTTCCGCGTGGATAAGGCTCGCTCGCGCGACACAGGCGGCACGGGCCTGGGGTTGGCCATCGTGAAGCATGTGATGGCCAACCACGGTGGCACTGTTTCCCTGTGGTCCCGCCTAGGGACGGGCTCCACCTTTACTTTGGAGCTCCCACGCTTCCAGGAGGGTAAGGCTAAGGAGCTGCCGAGCGGAGAGATTCCGGTTATTCCGGATGCGCGGCGCTTGGATGTCGCGCAGGCCACAGAAGGCACAACTGGTCCATTGGGTACAGAAGGTAGAGAGTCAGACATAGAGAACAAATAA
- a CDS encoding Ppx/GppA phosphatase family protein — translation MRLGVLDVGSNTVHLVVVDAQRGGPPTPMSNWKTPMRLVEYLDKKGAINEKGQEKLLNGVALAKEMSEQFRCEAMLPFATSALRSAENSEKVLGKVEKETGVRLRILSGDEEARLTFLAVRRWYGWSAGRICDLDIGGGSLEMSIGTDEDPDVACSVNLGAGRLTREWFDTDPPSRKKVKELGEFIDEELNDPVEKLLDSGDIDLAVGTSKTFRMLARLTGAAPSSAGPRVKRTLTQAGLRQLIAFISRMTAADRAELEGVSAERSHQIVAGALVAEAAMRKLDINVLHMCPWALREGVIFRQLDHNPNLT, via the coding sequence GTGCGATTAGGTGTGCTTGACGTAGGAAGCAATACGGTTCATCTGGTGGTCGTCGATGCACAGCGCGGCGGACCGCCGACTCCAATGAGCAATTGGAAGACTCCGATGCGCTTGGTGGAATACCTTGACAAGAAGGGCGCCATCAATGAAAAGGGGCAGGAGAAGCTGCTCAACGGGGTGGCGTTGGCCAAGGAGATGTCGGAGCAATTCCGCTGCGAGGCCATGCTGCCTTTCGCTACCTCCGCGCTGCGCTCGGCTGAGAATTCCGAGAAGGTGCTGGGCAAGGTAGAAAAAGAAACCGGCGTGCGCCTGCGGATCCTATCGGGGGATGAGGAAGCGCGGTTGACGTTCCTTGCAGTACGGCGCTGGTATGGCTGGTCCGCCGGGCGCATCTGCGACCTGGATATTGGCGGCGGTTCGCTGGAAATGTCTATCGGTACAGATGAGGATCCGGACGTCGCGTGCAGTGTGAACCTGGGTGCCGGACGCTTGACCCGCGAGTGGTTCGATACGGACCCGCCGTCGAGAAAGAAAGTGAAAGAGCTGGGGGAGTTCATCGACGAAGAGCTGAACGATCCGGTGGAGAAGCTGCTGGATTCCGGTGATATTGACCTGGCTGTGGGAACCTCCAAGACCTTTAGGATGTTGGCGCGCTTGACCGGCGCGGCGCCTTCCTCTGCTGGTCCGCGAGTAAAACGCACTTTGACTCAGGCCGGTCTGCGCCAGCTGATCGCGTTTATCTCCCGCATGACCGCCGCCGACCGAGCGGAGTTAGAGGGCGTGAGTGCGGAACGCTCGCACCAGATTGTTGCTGGTGCGCTGGTTGCTGAGGCGGCGATGCGCAAGTTGGATATTAATGTTCTGCACATGTGCCCTTGGGCTCTGCGTGAAGGCGTGATCTTCCGCCAGCTCGACCACAATCCGAATCTAACCTAA
- a CDS encoding DUF2157 domain-containing protein, translating to MSEKLTVAELLARNGREPGSADTGRRRRRHRNLEKGGVSVAELTGSIPVVQTEDDDTADKSAVKDADKPAEKAAPKVAAKDDVAAQPEKQETPGKKPQQDQRSVSRTPERPEEKTGQLAAAKDTQDVQDAQNAQSIKGAEAEKPTFGEVARGKVADKPKAEPEAKSEVKPEAKKATKQVKPIKPAEKPGKAEKAEKPGKAGATAAAVAGGAGAAGAAGVAKSTEADAADKVGVKTNAKQAKAEARSDSQVTSDERAQFAQLEESLEDGEVVEYEDDTISWPMMALQAILAIAVGVGVFFGFSLVWAKAPAVLALVLAIAVTLLLVGLVHALLRHRDKLLMILAAVVGLVLTIGPRLIQGL from the coding sequence ATGAGTGAGAAGCTGACAGTCGCCGAACTTCTCGCCCGTAACGGGCGCGAACCAGGTTCTGCCGACACTGGCCGGCGTCGACGCCGTCACCGCAACTTGGAAAAGGGCGGCGTTTCCGTTGCCGAGCTGACGGGTTCCATTCCAGTAGTCCAGACCGAGGACGATGACACTGCGGATAAGTCTGCGGTTAAGGATGCAGATAAGCCGGCAGAGAAGGCCGCTCCGAAGGTCGCTGCCAAGGACGATGTTGCGGCGCAGCCCGAGAAGCAGGAGACGCCGGGCAAGAAGCCCCAGCAGGATCAGCGTTCCGTAAGCCGCACCCCGGAGCGTCCGGAGGAAAAGACCGGCCAGCTTGCTGCTGCCAAGGACACTCAGGATGTCCAGGACGCCCAGAATGCCCAGAGCATCAAGGGTGCTGAGGCTGAAAAGCCGACCTTCGGTGAGGTCGCACGCGGCAAGGTGGCCGACAAGCCGAAGGCGGAGCCGGAGGCTAAGTCAGAGGTCAAGCCAGAGGCTAAGAAGGCAACCAAGCAAGTCAAGCCGATCAAGCCTGCCGAAAAGCCTGGCAAGGCTGAAAAGGCCGAGAAGCCCGGCAAGGCCGGGGCTACCGCGGCTGCGGTAGCGGGCGGAGCAGGAGCAGCCGGCGCCGCTGGGGTTGCTAAGTCTACTGAGGCGGACGCTGCTGACAAGGTGGGCGTCAAGACCAATGCGAAGCAGGCAAAGGCAGAAGCTAGGTCGGATTCGCAGGTCACCAGTGACGAGCGCGCACAGTTCGCGCAGCTTGAGGAATCGCTCGAGGACGGCGAAGTTGTCGAATACGAAGACGATACGATCTCCTGGCCCATGATGGCCCTGCAGGCGATCCTGGCAATCGCCGTGGGCGTGGGAGTGTTCTTCGGCTTCAGCCTGGTGTGGGCCAAGGCTCCGGCGGTTCTGGCGTTGGTGCTGGCCATCGCTGTGACGCTGCTGCTGGTCGGACTGGTGCACGCGCTGCTGCGCCACCGCGACAAGCTGCTGATGATTCTCGCCGCCGTCGTTGGTTTGGTGCTGACGATCGGGCCGCGACTAATTCAGGGGCTGTAA
- a CDS encoding phosphoglyceromutase: MSEQNNSHGNLILLRHGQSEWNASNQFTGWVDVRLTEKGRAEAVRGGEMIKEAGLEPTILYTSLLRRAITTANIALDAADRHWIPVVRDWRLNERHYGALQGLNKAETKDKYGEEQFMAWRRSYDTPPPAIDADNEYAQTNDPRYADLSEIPATECLLDVVKRFIPYYEEEIEPRVKNGETVLVAAHGNSLRALVKHLDKISDEDIAGLNIPTGIPLVYNIDADGKVLNPGGDYLDPEAAAAGAAAVAAQGQAK; encoded by the coding sequence ATGAGCGAGCAAAACAACTCCCACGGAAATCTGATTCTGCTGCGTCACGGCCAGAGTGAATGGAATGCCTCCAACCAGTTCACCGGCTGGGTAGACGTGCGACTGACTGAGAAGGGCCGCGCGGAGGCAGTCCGCGGCGGCGAGATGATCAAGGAGGCCGGCCTGGAGCCGACCATCCTGTACACCTCCCTGCTGCGTCGCGCCATCACCACCGCCAACATCGCCCTCGATGCGGCGGATCGCCACTGGATCCCCGTCGTGCGCGACTGGCGCCTGAACGAGCGCCACTACGGCGCTCTGCAGGGGCTGAACAAGGCAGAGACCAAGGACAAATACGGCGAAGAGCAGTTCATGGCATGGCGCCGTTCCTACGACACTCCGCCACCGGCCATCGACGCTGACAACGAGTACGCGCAGACCAACGACCCGCGCTACGCCGACCTGTCCGAGATTCCAGCCACCGAGTGCCTGCTGGACGTCGTGAAGCGCTTCATCCCCTACTACGAGGAAGAGATTGAGCCGCGCGTGAAGAACGGCGAGACCGTCCTGGTCGCCGCGCACGGCAACTCCCTGCGTGCGCTGGTTAAGCACCTGGACAAGATCTCTGACGAAGACATTGCGGGCCTGAACATCCCAACCGGCATCCCGCTGGTCTACAACATCGACGCAGACGGCAAGGTTCTGAACCCAGGTGGCGACTACCTGGACCCGGAGGCAGCCGCCGCGGGTGCCGCAGCAGTCGCTGCACAGGGCCAGGCTAAGTAA
- a CDS encoding glutaredoxin family protein, with amino-acid sequence MSSDSISPAQAARVQLISRSTCGSCARVHQQILPIAQRFGTTVEVIELDRGGVTKEKEELAQEFGDRVPVVLVDDEEVACWEIDDDELIAALEQN; translated from the coding sequence ATGAGCTCTGACAGTATTTCCCCAGCCCAAGCCGCGCGAGTGCAGCTGATCAGCCGCTCGACATGCGGCTCCTGCGCCCGCGTGCATCAGCAAATCTTGCCCATCGCACAGCGCTTCGGCACGACCGTGGAAGTGATTGAGCTGGACCGTGGTGGCGTCACCAAAGAAAAAGAGGAATTGGCACAAGAATTCGGCGACCGCGTTCCCGTGGTACTCGTCGACGACGAGGAGGTCGCGTGTTGGGAAATCGACGATGACGAGCTGATCGCGGCGTTAGAGCAGAACTAG